The Betta splendens chromosome 2, fBetSpl5.4, whole genome shotgun sequence nucleotide sequence tggacattgaatcagagattgcctgctcctttgtgtaCTGTTTCATTGATcgacctgtgtatgacctggaccgtctgaccctgctttgtctaataaacctgtgccTAATCACCATCGtgttctgcgccgtgcatgtgggtccgacacctgcccaagcctgacataTTTATCCCGGCTTcatatagaaataaaactatgtttgtaaatcAGAGTTCACAGGTACATTAtaattaatctgtaaatagtaaaatgttctaaagttttttttctgagatactgatttattccatgcatgtgtaattgtctgatatactgtatattaaatgtgttctgtaatgaatacacattcaatcatactttctccagtcctggatcatcacccatacatgacagtaggtttggcaactggttcagggttttaaggtaagatttatcgaaattttaatttattaataaaataaataaacacatgcaatatcttgaaagcaatagttgctgtcacaccatgcctctaggcattcactgttcccacattggcacttaattacagacaaatacggcaaaatattgTATcactctttgcatcacaccttcgtggtgtgatgcaaagagcccaccatcctcaagctgcttctgccttttaacccctttctctggctctggtggaatgtctctctgcagcaatggaattgtttgtgccactttatctcgctgtgagatAAAggcatgacgatgcagaagtgagaaagcaaacattctcacttctgcatcgtcatgtcttgttatccaaaggaaggaacaccgagcttccaagacaagatgcattggctttaacagccttgggtctggtggggagtcagataggatggagccagagtccggatgtaaaagacaaacatatatcataaactattagtcagtcaaatggaacatcagatgtttagacttgatgtacgacagggcacaatagattagttgtttgtgtgagaatgttcagttcagtgttgcacctaaccagcacatgacgactgtgttggataagaaatagcacaaaggcacaatttttccattataTCAAGCTAtcctcccaaacaagctgtagtcgtgttatgaatattctgttgtattaattcaggctgctaatttgcaaccattagtattagcgttagcagctaatcaagttgcgtattatgtaaatcaaattaaattaaacatgaatctgccagttagacgtaccttgcgccagtcgaagtgtaaccacttcaacagcctcccatcagtttagcttccgacacactccgaaaatagagcgttgtggacgagagcttaaaacacacgttttcagacgggccgtgtgggcgatatACAGCGCTTTTTgacatgaaaagttacagacaccttactgagacatcaaggtccaattcatTAGCagtgtggagcatgaaaaaagcgtgtgcatgacCTTTAATCGTGATCATTACCTTCACCTGTTGCCCTCATGCCGTCATGTATTTCAGACTTTCCTTCACACTCTTGTTGGTTCTGCCTTGTCTCAGTTTGCTGTTACTTTGTTGGTCCTGTTCCCTGTTTGTTGGTCCTGTTCCCTGTTTGTTGGTCTGTACCATGTTGCCTGTGTAGAATCgtccctgtgtctctgtctgtaatAGTTTCCCTGCGTTGCAGTGATGTTCAGTTCGTGTTTTTGTGTTCAGTGTCTTGTCCTACATGAGCAGGgagttctgttgtgtttttatcattgtttcacactgtttgtgtgtttattcattaGGTTTGTTGGGTTGTACATCTTGATCCTGTCTTGTTTGTTAGTCTGGTCATAGTCTCTATGTGGACCCAGATAGAATATAACTAGGTTATAGGTAGGTTAAAGGTCAACTTttctcacaaacacaacacaaactcacagaCTCATGTTTCAATGCGTGAAGATTTTATTTAGCTTCAGACAGAATAGCAGAAGATAATGAAGCTGTTTTAATGAAACCTCCAGAAACAAGCTCCTATGTTCATGTCTCTTTGATCCCAAAGCTCTGTGTGAAACAGGATgaacagaaagaggaaggaaaacagaaatgCATCAGTCACAGGCTTCTTTTTGAAACGTCTCTTTGTTTCAGCCGAGAAACTTTGACTCCTTGACGCAGACAGATGGACGTTTGCCGTCACACTGATAATCATCCCAGCATTTGTTGTCtgtaaataacaaacacaattattattctttattttcttttagtATCAGTATTTCTGCTCTAATCATCTATTAAGACATAACTGTTCTGCTTCGTTTATAATTAGCTTTTGTTCATTTCTTATGTTTTACCTGAGTGATTCATTTGCACACAGTGCCGTGTCCCAGGATTGTTTGGTGTTCCTCTGCAccagaaggtgaaggtgaaggtggtTCCATCACTCCAGAACCAAGTGGTGTTCTACAACAGAAATGAAGTAGAAGTATCCAGAAAGAACTGGCCTGAAGTCAGATCCTTTATTTAAACCATTTATATTTCAGCAGTTCACTAACAGTCAGATTATCTGATCTGATACCGTTTTACGGGTGGAGCCTCCGATCCACGTTAGTGGATAATTGTTAGTTTTAGTAGCAATCAAGTGCTGGAGCCAAAAATACTCCTCCTTGTTTCTCAGAGACGCCAGATGTCCACCCACGGCCTGACAGTTTTTCTGTGGATGAAGCACATGTGGGGAAAATATAAcctgataatgatgatgataaagtTAGTGAATGATCTCTGAGAATCACTCACCTCAGCTTCATTCCAAGTCAAAGGTCGTGGTACGAAGTGGAAACATCGTCCTCCGTACTTGGTCCATCCACTGGAACAGCGCCAAAGAAACCTCTTCTCCAGATGAGACACATCTGGGGAAGAACTGATGTTAATTGTGTAATATAGAGTAGATTAAACGTCACATTAAATTTGTGCGTGCATAAACTGATGTGTGCGAGCGTAGCCACATTCGTACTTGTAGACTTAAGTGGTACAAATTTGTACattaaaattacacacacatcgtggctaaatttacaagcaAAAGTGACCTTAATTTGACTCTACAATTCGACCGGCCAATGGCGCCGGCTGTTTGGTGCAAACTTCACTCTTGTGATTTGAGGATGTGATGTAGACATtcatgtagcatgttagccgacaggctattagcaatgccatgccactgtatgttactgtatgatgcagctggagttaaggtgggtatgtAACACTAccgttgtgactctgtgtgatcgtttatccacaataaacacgtttgcttTAAGTGAGCACAGTCACTTTACAATGCATTGAAAACTGCcggacacaaacaaacaaacaaataaacaaacaaacaatcaagAAACCCAAAACAATGCATTTTAACAGCCTGATACTcgatgtaatgcagttgttacaCAGGGCTGGGATTTCAGTGCAAAATAACGGTGCTTCTGATGTTTAAAGcagtttttaatcattttaacaaCTGTCTACAAAGCGACTATGTTGTAGTCTGATTTAAGTCTACACGTGTGAAGGTTTGTTTACACAGACATTGATTAGTTTATGCATGTGCAAAGTTAATGTGACCCTAAATTGACTCCATACTCTAAAGCTGTTATTCAGACAAAGCATGAGACACTGCAGGACGACGGATGTTCTCACCTTTTCCAGGTTGTTGCACATGTTCATCTGCACCTTTTTCTGACAGATTAGAATGAATCAAAGAGTTTAGTTTCCTCACACTGATGCATTTTAACAACTACAGAAAACCATCATGTTTAAACTCACCAGCAGCTCTGGTCAAAACCACGACGCAGAGAAGTGCACACAGCATCAGGAGCTTCATGATGGAGACGTTAGAGACGATGACCTGCTACAAAGAGAGACGTGTTCAAAGCCTCCAACCTCCTGATGAGAGGACGGacgtgatgaggaggaggagaagcaaacctgctgcagcttctcttctctctcagcGAACGCTCCAACACCTACCTGCTCTTTTATTCTGTTCCTTATCTTTTTATCCTGCATAAAACAGGTTAGAAGTGTGTTTTTTCCCAAACTCACTGTACAACTTTAAAGTCAGGGAACAGTTCTACTGTCTGCAAAGTGTTGCTTTTACTCTGTTCTGTAAActacttttgcacattttgtagAAAACCTACTTCTAGTAACTTAGGTTTACATTACTAGAGACTAGTTTGGCCATCACAGCACAGCTTCTAATCTGCTCCATTTAGACTTGAAGCTGTCGGAGGACACCATTTCACGGCAGGTCACACAAGCCTGACTCTAAGGTAAACTTCATCTCAGAAGAGTGGGTCCATTCATAGATCCATCCATCACTATTTGCTATTCActactgcatacagtacattggGCCTCTGTTTCCGTTCACACTGCAGACTTCACGTTTAACTCAGAATCCTGTCACCTGTAAAACCTGAACCTAAAATCTGATGACTCTGCCTCCAGAATAATGCAGTGCAAACAAGGGGCTGGTGGTGGGCTTCAGCAGGCACTCACACTGTGCGAcgaatataataatataatgttatCTTATAAGTCTCAAATTGTGTTGCAGAATCCGAAGCATCAGGGACCAGAGCCTGTTGAAATATGGCTGTGAAGGTGACAGATAAGGAGCAACACCTTCTACTCACAGTTTCTCACTGTATAATTACACAAAACGCCTTTCAGTGCCTGACTGTGAaacttcctcctctcactggCACCTCtacgctctgtctctgtcaaacATCTGAGCTGTGGTCGGACAGTTCCTTGTTTGCAGTAATGACTCTGCATCGTCGCTGTAACTCACCATCACCACTAATGTGTTGGAGTCATTAATGTTCACCAGGCTGGACTGATGCACATAAAGGGAATGAATGGATCAAGTCTGTTCTGTTCCTCAGCATCAGACTGACAGTTCTCTCTGAGTATTTGCTGTATATAGTTTTACTTTTAGACCTATTTCctgttatttttttagtttaatcCCTTCTCATGTTTACTATATATTTTATCTTCGTCTTGTTCATTGTTTCTCATGCTGTATCTGTCTTTCTCTCAGTAAAGCACATGGTGAATGAATGAACcgtgctacagtatatgtgtcaTGTCAGTTCCGTGGTTGATGGGTCTGTTCTGACTCAGGTCACCTTTGAAGGGTCCAGTGGTGGTTCTGTGGTTACTGGAGGCTCATCTTTATGCacaaaatattacaaaaatgtCTTGTTTCTACGTAGATGAACATGTTTGGACTATTTTTAAAGCTGTGGGATGATTTTGACAAacatttccatctgtctgtttgtttatcaGTGAAATCCCTGTATTTCAGCGTTTTGTACTGTGTTTTATGTTGcttgtgtttaatgtgatgaTAAGTGGCTCATTTAGACTCTGGAAACCTCCAGTTGTTCCACAGACTCTGTGTTTGTTCCTGTCATCGCCATCTGGAGCCGACAGCATCAGACTGTCAAGCTTTGAATTTATTCCTTCTTTGATCATTTAACACAAATTGTGGACACTTCTGATCCTTGATTtgtgaaactaaactaaacaaaacaaggtAGAAGAAAACCTAAAGCAGACACGGTCTCAGCCTCTTGGTCCACTATTATCACACAGCTGGTCAGCTTTCACTGTTACGATCTGCCATCGAGGACGGCGGAACGAGTCTGTGACAGTCCTTAAGAAACAAGTCAGAGCCACAGAGAAACAAGAAGTAATACTTAAAACTCTTTTGAGTCcagaaacagcagatgatgaaaCTCTACCGTGACcaaaaaacactgcaaaatgaacacaaaataaaccaGGAGGGCAAATGGAGCGAAGTGCTGGGTGAGTATTtagagggagagcagagggcagcaggtTACTGAGGTAACGTGAAGAGAGAGATGGTCCAGAGCAGAGGCCTCACATGCACATCTTTACTCTGTGTTATGGACATGCAGCATTAAGCACCACTCAGAATCCTCTGATCCTGAAGCACAAAACCAAGGAGACAGTCCAGCATGTGTTTGCATCACGTGTTTGTTCCTCAGCAGCCTGAAGATGGAAAGACTCAGGTGTGAATGAGACGCGTGAGCAGGAGCTGACGTCCATCACCAGCTTCcattcacacagacaaatgGACGGTGGCAGTTACACAGAGAATCATCGCATCAGTTCAGAGCTGGAAacagagagtcagagagagtcacagaggaaaaacaccaaGCAAAACCTGAAGCACAGGCTTCACTTTGAGCACTAAATGCAATGAACACTTTTTATGTTGCCAGGTTTAACTTCAGGCGGTTCTGTGGGCCAAGGTGGTTGCTGGACCCCCAGGACACCAGTTGGTGCAGTAGAAAGTCAAACCATCACTCCAGAACCAAACACTGTCCTACAGGACGAAATCAAGTGGATTTCTCAAACTTTTCTATAAAAGAAGCTGTTTTTATGTTCAAATAGTAAAACACGAACTAACAAAACGTTAGGTCTTACTTCAGTCATGGGGCTAAAAACATAGAGGAAGCACCGGTCACAGAGCCGCCAAGACCTTCCTCCACTGTGCGTTTAAAAGCAGAAGGGCAGAGTGTGAAGAACAAATTAGATCTGGAGACACACATTAATACTCTTACTGGCCTTTTTCCCATTTCATCAGTAGTTTCTTTACCAAAACAGCTGTGTTTTACAAAATAATTTAactatttctttatttctcagCGAATAAGAGACTTTATGTAAAGACAAAATGGCAGCGGCTACAGAGAATGAACTTAAACAATAACTTGATTGTTGTGTgcagctatttttttttttggtttatgtGCAAGAGTAAGGCTTGTTGTGTTCTCTTTGGTTGTGTAACCATTTATTTAGAAACAGAACAATCCATCAGCTCTGTTACTGTCCATCCGACGACAGTAACTCATACAGTCACAGTCACGTACCATGATAAAGATAcagatatataaataaaagtataCAGAACATTCACTGGAACTGTAATACCACAAGAGAAAAGCGTATTCCCAAAGTGGTTTTGTGAGTCTGGTAAATAGACAATAAATTAATGCAACATCCAGATGATTGAATTTACATTTCCTAAATCCTGACTATAGTCAATGAGTGTAACATAGTCATAACATATAAATGCTAAATCTGTAAATGGGCAAACTACGCCATCTTCTGTTGGAACATGCCTGCACTTAGTGGTGAGCACAGGGGGATTGTGGGTAATCCTCAGAAGCGGGAAATATTTAAGGTAatgtgtatgtgaatgtgtCGGTGGGCAATGAATGTTAACTCCATTGTAGAGCAGGGAAACCTTAATTAACAGCACAGGGTAAATAAGAAATGTTTACATCTATTTTGACTTAGCATTGTTAGCTAACAGGAATGAAACGCTCCAGctttagctacagtagctgctcatATCACACGGTAACACACATGCTGCCATGAATGAGGaagtaaacacaacacagactcaTGCTTCAATGCGTGAAGAGTTTAATTTTGCTTTAGACACAATAGCAGAAGATAATGAAGCTGTTCTAATGAAACCACCAGGAACAAAGCAGCTCCTACGTTTATGTCTCTTAGAATAAATGTAAAGAGCAATAAAGCAGAAATGCATCAGTCACAGGCTGCTGTTTCTCAGCCGAGGAGGATGGAAGCCTTCGCACAGACAGATGCCTGTCGTGCGTAGCACTGATAATCATTCCAGCATTTCTTGGCtgtaaataacaaaaacacatgtaaacttCAGAATTTGTCTTTTCATTCGACATTTCACTGCATATCGTTCTGTGTATGTGACAAATAATATTAGAATTAATTTATTCCACCTAATCAGATAAAACTTTGTTCATCATTGGCTCTTCATGTCATGTCTTAGATTTTACCTGAATAATTCATTTCCAAGCAGTGCTGTGTCCCAGGACTGCTTGGTTGTCCCCTACACCAGtaggtgaaggtgaagctggCTCCATCACTCCAGAACCAAGTGGCGTCCTACAAtgaaaacatgcaaaagaaCGATTACACTATtgctaattaattttatttattaagctCTACAGTAAGTGACTAATGATGAAAGGATTTAATACCGTTTTGCCTCTAGAGCCTCCGATCCACGTGTCTTGAGTTGTGTGAGCTTGAGTAATTATCATGCGCCGAAGCCAATAATACTCGTTCCAGCTTCTTACAGACGCCAGATGTCCACCCATGGCCCGACAGTTTTTCTATGGTGGAGACAACTCAACATTATTAATGATGTGACAAAGGATGTTCTCTGCCTGAGAATCACTCACCTCAGCCTGAACCCAAGTCAAGAAACGTCGTACGAACTGGAAACATCGGCCACCGTACTGAGTCCATCCAGTGGGACACCACCAAAGAGCCCGCTTCTCCAGCTGAGGCACATCTGGGCAAGAACTGATGGTCATTCTCTGTTGTTCAGCCTAAGCATGAGACACTGCAGGACGACGGATGTTCTCACCTTTTCCAGGTTGTTGCACATGTTCGTCTGCACCTTTGTCTGACAGATTAGAATGAATCAAAGAGTTTAGTTTCCTCACACTGATGTATTTTAACAGCTACAGAAAACCATCATGTTTAAACTCACCAGCAGCTCTGGTCAAAACCACGACGCAGAGAAGTGCACACAGCATCAGGAGCTTCATGATGGAGACGTTAGAGACGATGACCTGCTACAAAGAGAGACGTGTTAAAAGCCTCCAACCTCCTGATGAGAGGACGGacgtgatgaggaggaggagaagcaaacctgctgcagcttctcttctctctcagcGAACGCTCCAACACCTACCTGCTCTTTTATTCTGTTCCTTATCTTTTCATCCATAAAACAGGAACCACAGACACCACGAGGGTGGAAGCATTTTTAGTGCCAACTAAAATAGTCTCTACCTAATTACTGGAAGCAGGTTTTGTACCAAATGTGCAAAAGTAGTTTACAGGAGCACAGGTTGCTCCTAATTTTAACAATGTTCCTCAGATGGAGACAGGAGGTTCTAGAGAATTCCTGAATAAATGCTGTCAAAGATGACAACAAGATTAGAATCTGAAGCTGCATTATGTCATGCAGAATAAATATCTAATTCAAtattgattttaattttaatttttaatttaattttaattttttctcaGAATTGGGTCTAAGCACTTGACTTGGAAGAGTtcattattgaagttaactccatgtGATCTATGGAGGAGaagtaaatttaaaattattggATCTGCAACGATTTCTGTaatttggaggaagttgctgctgaatgtcttctctaatgatgataattttattagtaaagtaggtCATAAAGTCATTTAAGATTAGATTAAGATTTAAGGGGACAGTAGGCTCCACACAGCTGTGactcagcctggctacagtgctgaacaGGAACCTGGGgttgttcctgttttcctcagttatggaggaataatatgtttttctaccagcacaaagtgctttttactgtccttccatgctttGGATCCTTTGGATCATTTGTCGGAGCTACTGCCTTTGTGGTTGTCGGGTTCtctgctttaggctgcagatctatGGAGCTACTGTACCTCCTCTCACATTTCACAGCAGAGCTTCTGTGTCTGATGGAGCTGGATTTTTGATTGTACATCATGTAGTGAGCAATGAGTTCATGGAACATGAAGGCATCACAGCACAGACTAGATCCATGTCACTAGTAGCTGTTTACTAATGTTACTGATAATTATGTCTCAAATTCGCAGTGTGGTGCAGAGAATCAtcggaagcagcagcagaggaaccacAGCCTGTTGAAATGAGGCCGTGACTTTGACAGATGCAGATAAGAAACAACACCATATGTTCACAGTTTCTCACTGTATAACTACACAAAATATAAAGCAACTTGATATAAAGCCTTCCTCATCTCACTCTATGCGACACCTTTAGGCTCTGCCGCTCGTTCTCACATCACACATCTGACCTGTGGTCACTGCTACGTCTCTAAcccagagcagagctgctctacCGCTGTCTTTACACCTTTCCTTCAGTCTCGCTGACACTCTTCTGAAAACAAATTGTTAACACTTGTGATCCTctaaactaataaaataaactaaaaagcAAGTAGAATGGAACCAATGCACACTACTACAATCTTATATAAACCTAAACCTTCTTAAGGTTTAGAACCAAAAATCAAACCTCATTATGAGGTTATGTTGTGTTCACCTCACACTAACGTTGTGTAGAAAGTTTCTACAGACTTTGGTTAAATCACAACCAgagacatttttttattattttattttttgcatatgaaaagaaagaagagttTTGCTTAAGCTACTTCCCATATCACCAGTTTGCTTTATTAAAGGTGCACACAGTCCTGTGATCACATCACTTCTCATTGAagcaacagagagaaagaaaaggcatTAAAGTGTTTGTTCCCTTCAGGATGAAGCGATTCAAGGCACAGTGACATCCAgtcatccacatccacatgaATAATGTCACAGCTGCAACTCAGGACGCGCATCCAGGCATCCATGCTAATC carries:
- the LOC114843645 gene encoding killer cell lectin-like receptor subfamily E member 1; protein product: MRFLILSLFLCAVVALPRAAAFPAPEDEPQPPEVEEGSTGDVSEPSNEIKGSPEEGDSSSADESSDGNTSSDEDESSDGDSSSDETTDAPETTDAPEATEGPEADDTTEADDVAEVDDVAEVDDADGADADDTPEADDSDGADDTPEADDSDGADDAADADDTAEADDSADDSADDAADDTDNSDNCGSCFMDEKIRNRIKEQVGVGAFAEREEKLQQQVIVSNVSIMKLLMLCALLCVVVLTRAADKGADEHVQQPGKDVPQLEKRALWWCPTGWTQYGGRCFQFVRRFLTWVQAEKNCRAMGGHLASVRSWNEYYWLRRMIITQAHTTQDTWIGGSRGKTDATWFWSDGASFTFTYWCRGQPSSPGTQHCLEMNYSAKKCWNDYQCYARQASVCAKASILLG
- the LOC114869500 gene encoding type-2 ice-structuring protein-like; amino-acid sequence: MKLLMLCALLCVVVLTRAAEKGADEHVQQPGKDVSHLEKRFLWRCSSGWTKYGGRCFHFVPRPLTWNEAEKNCQAVGGHLASLRNKEEYFWLQHLIATKTNNYPLTWIGGSTRKTNTTWFWSDGTTFTFTFWCRGTPNNPGTRHCVQMNHSDNKCWDDYQCDGKRPSVCVKESKFLG